The Herpetosiphon gulosus nucleotide sequence CCCAAGATCAGCACAGCAACGATGGTTTTGACATCCCGAACCTCTTCTAGCAACAGAATGGTACCAATCATCATGATGGCCATTCCCACAACGACTATGCCGAGCCATTTCCCGGTACGATCAAGTTCCTGTTGCAGGGGCGTGTGCTCACTCTTGGTCTGCCGAAGTAGCCCAGCGATTTTGCCCATCTCGGTCTGCATGCCAATGGCAGTCACGACCATTCGCCCACGGCCATAGCTCGCCGTCGTGCCGCTAAACAGCATATTTGAGCGATCGCCGAGACTTGCGGCTGTGGTGAGCGGGTCGATATCCTTAGAGACGGGTAGGCTCTCCCCAGTCAACGAGGCTTCGAGGGTATGCAGAGAGATCGATTGGATAACACGACCGTCAGCGGGAATCGTCGCACCTTCTTCGATCAGGATAATATCGCCCGGCACCAGTTCTGTCGCCGCGATACGCACGGGTTCCCCATTGCGAATAACGGAAGCTTCAGCCGCAGCCAGCGCACGTAACGCAGCTACAGCACGCGCTGCACGTTCCTGCTGAATAAAGCCCAAGATTCCGTTCAGCAGCACAATCGCAACGATCACAATCGCCTCATAAGGAAGCGCCTGATCACGCTCGTAGAGCCATGCCACGAGTGATATCGCCGCCGCGATCAGGAGTACAATAATGAGGACGCTCTGAAACTGTGCTAGGAACGTCCGCCAAGCGGGGATCGGCGGCTCGGCAGTAAGTTCATTGGCTCCATATTGGCTGTGGCGACGGTGCGCCTCTACCGTCGTCAACCCATGAATCGCGTCGCTGTCTAGTGTAGTGATCACCACATCCATCGGTTGCTGAAAGATAGCGACAGCAGGGCTACTCGTCATATAATGTCCTCGTATACGCTATTCAAGTCGCATCAATGGTGGTATGTGGGGATAGTCTTTGCCGACATAACTGCGTTGAGGGACATATATGAACCACAGGTGATAACAGCCATCCTATCATTCTTGTCTGTGTATTACGCATAACGGCCCTCAGCTTGAGCACAATCATCCAGAATGGTTACTGGCTGACGGGCTGGATACCAAAACGTGCGGCAAGATCGGGAGTGATCAAACCTAGTAAGGCATAACCAAACCCAGTAATGATAATCCCCAGAACCAAGAAGCCAAGACCAAGTGCCATTACGCCATATGATGCCCCAAAAGCCATTGCGGAAAGGCTCAGTGATGTGACCAGCCCAGCAGCCGTCAATTGGGTGTTGCGAGCCGCGTTGGCAACGGGTTTGCCATTGGCATCTTTCAAGGCTTCATCAGCATTATTCGTTCCGGCTGGTGCGCCATCGGGAAGGGCAAAGCGCCCCATTTGGGCATACGATAGGCCTTGACCACTTTCAGCAGCATGGTGTTGAATGATGTCGGCCATGCTCAAAGCAGTTGCAATATCGGTCACTGGCGTATTCGGAATCGACGCATCATCAGGTGTGGTAATTTGTTGAGCTGCAAGTTTGTCGCCAACAAAATCATTAATATAGATCCCAGCGCCTGCGGTGACCAAGCCACCGCAGGCAAAGACAACGCCAATCACCATGACGACCGTTGGAAAGAGTCGTATCGTTTTCATACCGACCTCCACGCTGCGATGCAGCATTCATAGCGGTTAAGTATAGGCTCCCGCACAAACATGATCATTGCGCCTCAGTCGTTTGCGCCATACTGATTGGCTCCATGTGATGGATGGTCAAGAGCATCGTGCTTGCAATCTCGGCCCGCACGCTATGCGCAACGGCAGGATTGAGGAGAAGGATCTGTCCCGCATCCAAGGGATGATCGATCCCTGCAATGTGGATGGTCAACCTGCCGTCAAGTGCCTGAATGCTGACGATTCCTTGGGCAACGTGGTCAGGAAGCTCACCTCCCGCATCAAAAGCAAATAAGATGAGCGTGACCGGTGCTTGACGGAATAGGGTTATCTGACGATGCCCCTGAATCGCGGGGTGCGCCTCATTTAAGAGGTGATCAACAGCATCAGCAAGATGCAGAATCTGATTGTTGCCAATACCGCGTGTGACGGGATGGTCGCGGAGCCGAGGTGCTCCGTTAGGTAAGAGAGTAGGTTCGATCATAGAACATCCTTAGTATGAGCGCATGTGCCAACATGCAGATAATCGGGCAGCCATCCAGCCCACGCACCGACGATAGTCTCCTTGGTTTCTGACATGGATAAGCAAATTGGCAAGCGTTGGATCAAGCAGATAGTACGACGGATTAGTGTAGGTGATTTCCAAAGAGCACGGAAGGCGGGTGGAAACCGTGCGTTGTCGGATAGCAGCTAATACGCACTTTGGTCGTTCAACCACTAAGGTTATGGTCAATTTTGTGCGACCTAGCTACCCAAGTATGAGAAGGATGGTGAGGTGGGCGCTGCGAAAGCACCGTTAACGTAATACTGACCTTGTTCCATGGTCTATAGCACGTTCGAGACCATGGGTTTGAGTAGGTTATCCATTTCTATCGATTTTGGATCGAATATGTTAGCTTAGGTAGATTCATTTCGAACATCCCTACGCGCTTTTTCGTAGGCTTTCGGCTGAAGATTAATACATGTTGTATGTTAGTAAATTTTTAAATGCCGAATACACCATGCTACACCATTGCCTTGATAACACATTATGTATTACCCACCTAAGCCAAAGTGTGAGCCACCACCGATGTCGGGAAAGCACCTGACAATGTGTGACAACAGCTTCGCAAAAATTAACGCTAAGCTAGGTTAGCATTATTGGAAGAACCGATGGCCTAATACTCAAACTCCATTCATCCTTACAACTAAATCCATAAAAGCGGCAGTCTTTGTAAAGACTGCCGCTCCAAGTAACTGATAATGCAGGTTATTCGGTTACTGGTTGGAGACCAAAGCGTTTGGCAACTTCGGGAGTGATCAAGCCTAGTAAGGCATAACCAAGCCCAGTAATAATAATCCCCAGAACCAAGAAGCCAAGTCCAAGTGCCATTGCGCCATATGAAGCACCAAAGGCCATTGCGGAAAGGCTCAGTGACGTGACCAGCCCAGCAGCCGTCAATTGGGTGTTGCGAGCCGCGTTGGCAACGGGTTTGCCATTGGCATCTTTCAAGGCTTCATCAGCATTATTCGTTCCGGCTGGTGCGCCATCGGGAAGGGCAAAGCGCCCCATTTGGGCATACGATAGGCCTTGGCCACTTTCAGCAGCATGGTGTTGAATGATGTCAGCCATACTCAAAGCAGTTGCAATATCGGTCACTGGCGTATTCGGAATCGAGGCATCGTCGGGTGTGGTAATTTGTTGAGCTGCAAGTTTGTCGCCAACAAAATCATTAATATAGATCCCAGCGCCGATTGTGCCTACACCGCCTAACGCAAAGATAATACCGACGGCAACGACCAGTTTAGGAAACAAACGTAAGGCTTTCATAACA carries:
- a CDS encoding cupin domain-containing protein, which translates into the protein MIEPTLLPNGAPRLRDHPVTRGIGNNQILHLADAVDHLLNEAHPAIQGHRQITLFRQAPVTLILFAFDAGGELPDHVAQGIVSIQALDGRLTIHIAGIDHPLDAGQILLLNPAVAHSVRAEIASTMLLTIHHMEPISMAQTTEAQ